The Pseudomonas sp. MPC6 nucleotide sequence TCGGTGTAGCCCACCGGCAGTTGCGACGAGTTGGTGTAGTACGGCGCCTGGGTGCTGCCGGCCTGGAGGATGTCGGGGTAGCGCTTGATGTCCTCCTTGGCGAAGCGATAGGTGGTGCCTTCCGCCGGAGTCGCTTCGAGGTTGTACATATGCCCGGTTTCCTCCTGGAAACGCAGCAAGGTGGCCCGCACATGGTCCAGCATGTTCAGGGCAAACTGGCGGCCGTACTCGGTGTGCATGCCCTCCTCGTCACCGGTGAAATTGCGCAGCATTTCATGCATTCCGTTGAGACCGATGGTGGAGAAATGGTTGCGCAGGGTCCCCAGGTAACGCTTGGTGTAGGGGTACAGACCGGCATCCATGTGGTGCTGGATCACTTTGCGCTTGACCTCCAGGCTCTCCATCGCCAGTTCCATCAGGGTGTCCAGGCGCTGCAACAAACCACTGACATTGCCCTTGAACACATGACCCAGGCGCGCACAGTTGATCGTTACCACACCGAGCGATCCGGTCTGTTCCGCCGAGCCGAACAGGCCGCCGCCCCGCTTGAGCAGCTCACGGACATCCAGCTGCAAGCGGCAGCACATCGAGCGCACCTGATTGGGCTGCAGGTCCGAATTGAGGAAGTTCTGGAAGTACGGCAGGCCGTAACGGGCGGTCATCTCGAACAGCCGGTCGGCGTTTTCACTGTCCCAGGGAAAGTCATAGGTGATGTTGTAGGTCGGGATCGGAAAGGTGAACACCCGCCCTTTTGCGTCGCCGGCCTGCATCACCTCGATGTAGGCGCGGTTGAGCAGGTCCATTTCCACTTGCAGCTCGCCATAGGCAAACGGCATTTCCTCGCCGCCGATGACGGGGATCTGCTCACGCAAATCCTGCGGACAGACCCAGTCAAAGGTCAGGTTGGTGAACGGCGTCTGGGTGCCCCAGCGCGAAGGCACGTTGAGGTTGTAGATGAACTCCTGGATCGCCTGGCGCACCTCCTCAAAACTCAACTGGTCCTTGCGTACATAGGGTGCCAGGTAGGTATCGAACGAGCTGAACGCCTGGGCGCCGGCCCATTCGTTTTGCAGAGTGCCGAGGAAATTCACCATCTGCCCCAGGGCACTGCTCAAGTGCTTGGGCGGACCGGCTTCGACCCGCCCCGGCACGCCGTTGAGGCCCTCGTGCAGCAGCACGCGCAGCGACCAGCCAGCGCAGTAACCGGCGAGCATGTCGAGGTCGTGCACATGCAGGTCCGCCTCGCGGTGGGCCTGGCCGATGGCCTCGCTGTACACCTCGTCCAGCCAGTAGTTGGCGGTGACCTTGCCCGATACGTTGAGTACCAGGCCGCCCAGGGAATAGCCTTGATTGGCGTTGGCCTGGACTCGCCAGTCGTCGCGGTCCAGGTATTCGTTCATCGAGGTCGCTACTTCGACCAGGGTCCGGCGGTCGCGGCGCAAGCGCCCGTGTTGTTCGCGGTAGACGATGTAGGCGCGCATGGCGAAGAAAAACCCGGCGTCCATCAAGACGCGCTCGACGCGATCCTGGACCTGCTCGACGTGCAGCCGGGATAACCCTTCCAGCCGGGCCAGTACCGCCTGCAGCAAGCCGTCGACTTCATCCTCGGTGTATTCCCCGGTCGCCTTGCCGGCGGCGATCAACGCCTGGCGGATCTTGTCCGCATCGAAGGCGACCAGACTGCCATCGCGTTTGTGCAAGCGGTTGAATCCTGTTGCGATCAGCGTGCTCTGCATTCGGGGCTCCAGACACTACATATAGATGTTTAAACTTAAATAAACACAACATGCAGTGGAGACTACGGACTAAGGGCTGATCTGCAATTGATCAACATCAAGAATATGGGAACAAAAACAACTGGGAAATGACCGAAATGCCAGCCACCCCTGTAGGAGCAAGCTTGCTCGCGATGGTCGTTAACGATTACGCGTGCTGCCTGACGAAACGCATCCAGATTCAAGTCCATCGCGAGCAAGCTTGCTCCTACACAAAACCGAGGTCGGGCTTACCCGCCACTCATATTCATGAACCGCACGATCTGCACCTCCCCCTCCGGGCTGAAATCATGGCGCAGGGGCTTGCCGCGCAAGGCTTTGTGGATTGCATCGATCACCGGCTGGTCATCCAGCGGATAACGCCGCAGCAATCCGCGTAAATCCAGAGCATCCTCCTGCCCCAGGCACAGCAACAGCTTCCCCTCCACAGTCATCCGCACCCGATTGCAGCTGCCACAGAAGTTGTGGCTGTTGGGTGAAATGAAGCCGATGCGGGTCTCGGGGTGGCGCTCCAGGCGCACATAACGCGCCGGCCCACCGCTGTTTTCGGTGCTGTC carries:
- a CDS encoding ribonucleoside triphosphate reductase — protein: MQSTLIATGFNRLHKRDGSLVAFDADKIRQALIAAGKATGEYTEDEVDGLLQAVLARLEGLSRLHVEQVQDRVERVLMDAGFFFAMRAYIVYREQHGRLRRDRRTLVEVATSMNEYLDRDDWRVQANANQGYSLGGLVLNVSGKVTANYWLDEVYSEAIGQAHREADLHVHDLDMLAGYCAGWSLRVLLHEGLNGVPGRVEAGPPKHLSSALGQMVNFLGTLQNEWAGAQAFSSFDTYLAPYVRKDQLSFEEVRQAIQEFIYNLNVPSRWGTQTPFTNLTFDWVCPQDLREQIPVIGGEEMPFAYGELQVEMDLLNRAYIEVMQAGDAKGRVFTFPIPTYNITYDFPWDSENADRLFEMTARYGLPYFQNFLNSDLQPNQVRSMCCRLQLDVRELLKRGGGLFGSAEQTGSLGVVTINCARLGHVFKGNVSGLLQRLDTLMELAMESLEVKRKVIQHHMDAGLYPYTKRYLGTLRNHFSTIGLNGMHEMLRNFTGDEEGMHTEYGRQFALNMLDHVRATLLRFQEETGHMYNLEATPAEGTTYRFAKEDIKRYPDILQAGSTQAPYYTNSSQLPVGYTDDPFEALELQDELQCKYTGGTVLHLYMAERISSTEACKQLVRKALGRFRLPYLTVTPTFSICPVHGYLDGEHEFCPKCDEVLLLKEQQTGSLH